In Sphingomonas profundi, the sequence ATGTCACGGACGATCAGGCGCTGTTCCTGTCCGATATCTTCCCGACCGGCTACATGGCCGCCGAGAACGCGCAGATCGAGCATGGCGACATCGTCGCCATCTGGGGCTGCGGCCCAGTCGGCCAGTTCGCCATCCGCTCCGCGCTGATGATGGGTGCAGGCCGCGTGATCGCGATCGACGAGGTGCCCGAGCGCCTCGCCATGGCCGAAGCCGGCGGCGCCGAGACGATTGACTTCAGCAAGACCGACGTCTTCGACGAATTGCAGGCGCGCACCAAGGGACGCGGCCCTGACAGCTGCATCGATGCGGTGGGCTGCGAGGCGGCCGGGCACGGCGCGGCCGACGCCGTCATGGACAAGGTGAAGGCAAGCATGATGCTCGCCACCGATCGCGTCCATGTGCTGCGGCAGGCGATCATGAGCTGCCGCAAGGGTGGCACGGTCTCCGTGCCCGGCGTCTATGTCGGCATGGGCGACAAGCTGCCGATCGGCGCGGCCATGAACAAGGGGCTGACCATCAAGCTCGGACAGACCCACGTGCAGCGCTATACCAAGCCGCTGCTGGAGAAGATCGTGGCCGGCGAGATCGATCCCAGCTTCGTGATCACCCATCCGGCCAGCCTTGAGGACGCCCCCGAAATGTACGCCAAATTCCGCGACAAGGAAGACGGCGTCATCAAGGTGGTGATGCGCCCGCACGGCTGAGCCGCGCATCTCGGATCAGGAGAACGTCGTGTCGGACCAGTCAAGCAAGCGTCGGCAACATGACGGTGCTCCTCTATCGGTTAAGGTAGGAGGGTGGGTCTTGCCGGCCGGGGGCATGGCGATACTCATCGCCAGCTCTCTGGCTGTCTGGCTGCGCTCGCGCCGCACTCAGCCTACCATCGACGCCCAAACGGCGCGGCGCCTCTCCCCGCGGAGCGGGCCAGCGGATCATCGCGCAGCGTCTGCCTCGGACATCATCATCGGGGAGCCGGCTGATGCGCGTTCATCATCTTAACTGCGGGACCTGCTGCCCGGCGGGCGGCAGGCTGTTCGATGGCACAAGCAACGGTCCGCTCGGTCACCTCGTCTGCCATTGCCTGCTGATCGAGAGCGATGCCGGTCTAATCCTGGTCGATACCGGCTTCGGCACCCGCGACATCGATCACCCCCACCGCCGGCTGTCGGAGTTCTTCCTCAAGCTCAACAATATCCAGCTCCGTCCCGAGGAAACTGCCATCGCGCAGGTGCGTGCGCTCGGCTTCTCGCCCGCGGACGTGCGCCATATCGTCGTGACCCACCTCGACTTCGACCATGCCGGCGGGATCGAGGATTTTCCGAACGCAACCGTTCATCTCACCGCGCGGGAGAAGGAGGTTGCCGATGGCCGACGCGGCGGCACGTTCGTCGGCACGCGGCGCTATCGCCCTGCTCAATGGAACGACGTATCGGACTGGCGCCTCTACCCATTCGGCGGCGGCGAGCCGTGGATGAGGTTCGACGCGGTACGCGACCTCGATGGACTGCCGCCCGAGATCCTGCTCGTGCCGCTTGCCGGCCACACCTGGGGGCATAGCGGGGTCGCGGTCCGTGAGGACGACGGCAATTGGCTGCTTCATGCCGCCGACGCCTATTTCTACCGTGGCGAGATCGGGTCGGAGACGTATCGCTGCCCGCCCGGTCTGCGCGGATACCAGCGGCTGATGGAAGTCGACCGCACGGCGCGCCTGAGCAATCAGGCACGGTTGCGTCGGCTCTCGCTCGATCGGACCGACGTACGCATCTTCTGCGCGCATGATGCCGTCGAGTTCGAGCTTCTCGCGGGCAAGGCTTCGTGAGGGTTTCGGCAGCTGGAAAGCTGCGCAAGCAGCGAACGCGACGGCGTTCGACATGAAGTCCATGCTGCGGATCGGCGACCGGGCGACACCGCACACCCGCCATCTCCACGCCGTGCAGATACCGTCCGTAACGCCGGGCGGGGAGGTGGCGCCACGCACGAGCCGTAATCATCGCCGTTCCTGGTAAAACAAAGTGGCACGAGATGCACCAGATCAAGCGCGGCACCGGCCGCAAGTTGCTGCTCATCCATGGTCTCGGCGGAAGCTCGCAATCATGGAGTCCCATTCTGGATTCGCTCAGCGTCAGCCGAACGGTGATCGCGATCGACCTGCCGGGACATGGCGCGACGCCGGCGCAACACGATAGTGGGACTTTTGACGGTCTGGTCGGCAGCGTCGAGCGCTACATCATGGACAACGCGCTGGCCGGGATCGATGTCGTCGGCAGTTCGATGGGCGCGCGGATGGTGCTCGAACTTGCTCGACGCGGCGTCGTCGGCAACGTCGTTGCGCTTGATCCGGGTGGGTTCTGGCGTGGGTGGGAGCGCACCTTCTTTAAGACCACCATCGGCGTCTCGGGCCGCTTGCTGCGGGCGATCCGCCCGGCCCTGCCGATGCTGAGCCGTAACGCGGCATCGCGCACTGCACTTCTGGCCCAATTGTCTGCGCACCCGTGGGCGCTTGATCCGCAGATCGTAACGATCGAGCTGCTAAGTCTCAGTACGACACTGACATTCGACGCGCTGGTTCATGACCTTGCTACAGGACCTGAGCAGAGCGGGCCGGCTGCCGGTAGCACCGGCCGGATCGTGATCGGATGGGGCAGACATGACAGGCTCTGCCTGCCGAGACAGGCGGCGCGCGCGAAAGCTGCGTTCCCGTCCGCAGAATTGCACTGGTTCGAGTCTAGCGGCCACTTTCCGATGTGGGACATGCCGGAGGAGACAGTCGACGTCATCCTCGGCACTACGCAGTAAGAAGAAGCGGACCAGCCCGACAAGCTGCCTGGGGCTTGGGTCGGCGTAGCCGCTACTCTTCGACTAGCCGCTTACTCTTGATCTACGCACAGGAAGACTCACTTCCAGACATTCGGAGCGCCACAACAGCCTCCAAGTTTCCGCCGTTCGTTCATGCCATCATCGGCCGCTCTCGGCGATAAAAGGGCAAGCGGCTAGCCCCGCATGACAGCAAGAGTTCGCGAGAGTGGATGTCTGCGGTTGCCAACCGCTCTCCGGCGTTGCAGTTTTCCTCATCCCGGCGCGTGACGGGGCCGGGGGATGGATGGCAGGGGTTGATTCAGGATCAGGGAAGGATGCAGCCGGGCTGCGCTCGCTGCCGACCGATCCGAAGCTGGACACGTCGACGGATCAACTCATGGCACGGCTCTACGTGCCGGCGCTCGCGCGCTCGGTGTCGTACGACCGCGGCGTCGGCTTTTTCACCTCGGCGTGGATGCGCCTGGCGGCATCCGGGCTTCATGGACTCGCCGAGAATGGCGGGGTGGCGAGGATCATCGCCAGCCCGATGCTGGAACCGGGCGACGTGGCGGCTTTGGCCGAGGGCAGCGACGCGCTCCGGGACGAAACGCTCCGGGCCACCCTCCAGCGCAGCCTCGACGAGCTGGAGGCAGCGCTGGAGACCGACACGCTTTCCGCGATCTCCTGGATGGTCGCGGACGGGCTGCTCGAGTTCAAGGTCGCCTCGCCCGCAAACGGTCTGGACGGCGACTTCCACGACAAGTTCGGCATCTTCACGGACCGTGCGGGCGACGGCATCGCGTTCCACGGCTCGCCCAACGACAGCGCGAAGGCCTTCCGCAACTACGAGTCCGTCAGCGTCTTCTACTCATGGATCGACGAGCGCGAAGGACAGCGCGTGGCGGCCGAGCGCCGCCGATTCGAGCTCCTTTGGGAGAATGCCGATCCGAACGTGCGGACGTTCGCTATGCCGGAGGCGATCAGGCGCAACCTGATCCAGTTCCGCGACCGTGCGCCGCGACCGTATAGCCCACCCGAGCGTCCGCGCGAGGACCCGCGGTGGCGTCACCAGAAGCAGGCACTCGCGCGGTTCCTCGAAGAGCGGCGCGGCGTGCTGGAGATGGCGACGGGCACGGGCAAGACGCGGACCGCGATCAGCATCATGGACGAGCTGTTCGAGCGCGACGCTGTCCGGACGTCGGTCATCGCCGCCGCCGGCACCGACCTGCTCGACCAGTGGTATGGGACCCTTGGGGGCGGATCGCGCCCGGTCTACCGAGCCTACGAGCGCCACCACGAGGCGCAGGCGTATCTCAACGATCCCGAGGATGCGGTGCTGCTGACGTCGCGGCTCAACCTCGCGTCCGTCCTTCCACGGCTTGCGCCCAGACTGGTGCGCGATGGCCTCATCGTGTGCGACGAGGTCCATGGCATGGGCGCGCCGTCCATGGTCGAGAACCTGCCGGGGCGGATTGAGCCATTTGGATGGAGGCTTGGCCTCAGCGCCACGCCCGAGCGCGAATATGATCAGGAGGGCAACGACTTCGTCGAGCGCGAGATCGGGCCGGTGATCTTCGAGTTCGGCTTGGAGAAGGCAATACGGCGCGGGATCCTGTGCGAGTTCGACTATCTCGAGCTAGAATACGAGTTCTCGCCCGACGACAAGGCGGCCGTCCGTCAGGCGATCAAGCGATATCATGCCCGCGCCCGGATGGCGGACGCGCCGCCGATCGAGAGCCTCTACCAGGAGATCGCGCGGATCAGGAAGCTGTCGAAAGAGAAGCTGCCGCCGTTCGCCGACCTAGTCGCGGAGAGGCCGGAGATCCTCCACCGCAGCCTGATCTTCGTCGAGACCGCCGAGTACGGCCTGCTGGTGCAGGACATCCTCATGTCGACTGGCATCGACTTTCACACCTACTACGCGGACGACGACCGGGCGAACCTGGGACGGTTCGCGCGCGGCGAGCTTGACTGCCTGATCACCTGCCACCGCATCTCCGAGGGCATCGACATCCGGTCTGTCGGCACAATCGTGCTCTTCGCGTCTGCCAAGGCGCAGCTGGAGACGGTGCAGCGGCTGGGGCGGTGCCTTCGCGTCGACCCGGCCGATCCCGGCAAGCGCGCGCTGGTGGTCGATTTCATCAGGACCGACGACGTCGCGCACGACGACGTGGGTGGCGAGGCGTCGGCCGACATTGGGCGGCGGGACTGGTTCAGGGCGCTGAGCGCCGTGCGGAGGGAGGAGTGATGGCGAACGGCGACGGCAGGACAGACGGCCTCGACCCCGGCATCGTGGCCGCGCTCGACGAGGTGCTGTCGGCTGCGAACGGCGACGATGCCGCGCTGCTCGGACGCGTGCGGGCGCTCGTGGAGAACTGCCTAGCCGACAACTATGACCCGACCGACGTCAAGTCCGTGATCGAGCTCGCGGTGAGCCTGGACGGGGGGGGCTCCGATGGAGCTTAGGGTCGTCGGTTGGCGCTATGAGAACATCCGCGGCGGCATCCGGAACGTGTCGGTTGCCCTCGACGAGGGACCGCGGTGGACGCTCGTCCAGATGCCGAACGGCACGGGCAAGACGACGACCATGACGCTGATGCGGGCCGCGCTGACCGGCGCGGACTTCAAGCCCGACGAAGTCGCCGCGCTGCGCGCCGACGATGATGCGGAGCAAGGCCTGTTCGAGCTACGCCTCGTCATCGACGACAAGCCCTACCGCGTGGAGCTGCACCTCGACTTCGTCGGGCGCCGCGCGAGCTACACGACGACGCGCGCGCAGCTGCAGGGCGGAGGCAGCGAGGAAGGGTGGCAGCTGCCGCCGCTCCTGCGCCGACTGCTCACGCCCGAGTTCACCAAGCTGTTCGTATTCGACGGCGAGTTCGCGAAGGACATCAGGTCGGAGGGCAAGAATCGCACGACGCGCGCCATCCGGACGCTCTACCGGCTCGACCAGCTCGACACGCTGAAGACCGAGATCGCCAAGCTAGTGACGAAGGAGCAGGAGAGCGCCGCCGCGCTGACGAGTGCGAAGGAGCAGAAGGGCGTGACTCGGCTGGCGAACGCGCTGGCCGACGCGGAGGCTTCGCTCGCCAAGCTGAAGGCGAAGCTGAAGTCGCACCGCGCCGAGAGGTCCAGGCTGGTCGCGCGCCAGGAGGAGATCGGTGGCCGGATCGCCGACCGCACCGCCCAGGACGAGAAGTTCGCCGCCCGCAAGTCGAGGCTAGACGGCGAGCTGTCTACGCTGACGATCCGCATCGCCGAGCTGTCCGCCGACAGTCTCGCCGCGGTGCGCTCACCGGCCAAGGTCAGCCCGCTGCTACTCGCCCGCCTTCGCGGCCTTGGTCAGCGGCTGACGACGCTGCAGCTGCCGAAGACGATCTCCCAGGAGTTCTTCCACGAGCTGGCGCACGCCACCCATTGCGTGTGCGACCGAGAGATCGGCGAGAAGGAGAGTGCCGCCATTGTCGCCGGCGCCAAGAAGTATCTGGCCGAGGACCAGATCACGATCATCAACCGCATGAAGCGCAACGTCCGCGAGAGCGAGGCGACCGGCGCGGAGTTCGCGGACAGCGCCGGTGAGCTCAAGGCGAAGCTGCGCGAGCGGCGGTCGGTAAACCAGCAACTCGAACAGCTGCAGCAGGAGCAGATCGCGTCCGGCGACGACGAGCTGAAACGGCTGGTCTTAGAGCAGCGGCAGAACGAGCTCAGGCTCGAGACGCTGGACGCCGAGGTCGCCCAGCTGAACACGTCCGACAAGCTGACGCAGATCCTGGAGAAGCTGGGGCCGCGCAACAACATCCCGCTGTGTCAGGCCGAGGCCGATCTCGCCAAGCGCCGCCTTGCCGCAGCCACGCAGACCGTGAAGTTCACAGGCGCCGCCGACCGCATCTCCGCCCTCGTCGACGCCGTCGCCGCGCAGGCGCTCGACAACCTGCGCGAGAGCGTGCGCGTCGCGACCAACGAGAAGCTGGCGCGGCTGGTGAAGGGAGAGCCGCTGCGCGTCGCACGGATAGGCTCGTCGCTCGAACTCGCCTCGCGGGGCGTAGCGAGCAAGGGTGGGGTCAGCGAGGGCCAGAGCCTGTCTGTCGCCTACGCGTTCATCACTTCCCTCCTGGGTGCCGCGCCGTATCGCCTTCCCTTCATAGTCGACAGCCCAGCGGTTTCGCTCGACACCCGCGTCCGGCGCGAGGTTGGGGACGTGATCCCGACGCTGTTCGAGCAAATGATCATGTTCGTGATCTCGAGCGAGAAGGACGGCTTCGCGGATGCCTTCTATCCACGCGAAGACGTCCGCTACGTGACGATCTGGCAGGACCACGGCGAGGAGTCGCAGATGCGCGACGGCCTCGACGAGTTCCGCCGCTTCCACGCGGTCGAGCCCGGGGAGGCGTCGGCATGAACTTCACCCTGCCCGGAAAGGCGCGGCCTTTCTTCAAGACGGTGACCGAGCGCACGCCCAAGTACCTCATGTTCGACAGCTGGTATCTCTGCACCCTCATCGGCCTGCGCGAGAGGACCCTCGGCGCGAGGGACGAGCTCGAGGACGAGTATTTCATCGACCACTATCCGGAGGACTTCAAGGCTCAGGCCGACTTCCTGGCTGGGCTGCTGATCGACGCCGAGCTCGACCGAAACAGGATAGACGTAAACGACAAGGCGAGCGTCGAGCGAGAGATGATCCTGTTGCTCGACCCCTCCAGGACGACGGGTCTGAGCGAGTCGGGCGTCGAGATTTTGAACAGGTATGCCGTGGGCGGCTTCGCCAAGCTGGAGGATGCGATGTTGCCGCCCGCGAACGTGGAGGACCTTCTGGTGAAGTATGCGGAACTGTGGGGAGGCCAGGACTGATGGCGGCGGCTCCAACTGGAGGGTGGTCAGATTTCCGTTCGGACCTTGCGAGGCGGACAAGGATTCCGTTCGCGCACGTCACTTTCGTGATCTACTTCGTGGCCAGCATCGTGCTGATCGGCGGGCTCGGCCTGTGGGTCGAGCTCATCAACTACGCTCGTTCCACCGGTCCGGGCGACCTCACCTCGGTCAGGACGGCCGTCGCCACGTTCTTTCCAGCGTTGATTGGCTCGACATGCCTGCAGGTACAGATAGGCAAGTTCCAGAAGCAGGCCCGGGCCGTCTCGTTTCTCTCGATGCTGATCTTCGCGGTGGTTGGCTTCTGGCTGATCTTCGATCGCGGTCTGGCGGATTGCACCGTCCTGGCGGTCGGCACGCTGTGCTCGCTGTTTTCCCTGTGGTTCTGGTGGGTCGCCAACGCTGACAACGTGGACCTGTATGACGACGAACCGCCGAACGCGGCGACTGGCGGCGAGGACACCGGTCGGCCGCTCGGTGGCGACCTGACGGAGTTTCAGGCATGACCGCGCCCACATTCACCTTCCCTCATCGCGTCAAGGCGCTGCATGTGCGCCAGGAACTCGCAGACTGCTGGGTGGCGGCTCTTCCGGCGGCCCTCCTGCTGGACGTCTGCTTCACCGACCGGCTGCGCGCGGAGCACACTGGGGATCCGAGGTCCCCCTATCTGCTCGACGGGATTCAGCGCGAGTTCCAGGAGAAGCGGCTCCGGGAGATCGGCGCCTATATCGACCGTGACGATACCGCGTTTCCCAACTCCATCATCTTGGCGGCGAACGCCCGGCCCTCGGATGGCTTCAGCGAGGACGACCCCGAGGATCAGGCGGCAGAGGATGCCGCCGCGCTTGCGGACGGGGATCCTGCCGTCGACGATGCCCCGGATCCCGACCATGCGCCGGCTGAGGTTGATAGGCGGTGGCGGGTCGAGTTGGGCGACGACGGCTGCTACGAGCTCGTCATACCGACGGCCGACAAGCTCGCGGCGATTGTGGATGGTCAGCACCGTCTGTTCGGGTTCGCCAAGGCGAAGGTCGTCGACCGGCTGTCGATGGAGATGATCTGCGCGATCTACTTCGACCTGCCGAAGCCTTTCCAGGCGCAGGTCTTCGCGACGATCAACTCGAACCAGAAGCCCGTCGGCAAGAGTCTCACCTATGAGATGTTCGGCTACAACATCGACGACGAGGAGCCTGCGTTCTGGAGCCCTGACAAGCTCGCCGTGTTCCTCACCAGAAGGCTGGGGAGCGACACCGACTCGCCTTTGAGGGGGCACATCTCGATCGCGCCCAAGAAGGACGACGAGTTGACCGCGCTTACGAGCGAAGCCGAATGGAAGGTCTCGACGGCTGTGATCGTGGAGGGCATCGCCCGCCTGATCACGAGCAATCCCAAGTCGGACTCGAACAACTTGCAGACGCCGACGCGACTGACCCGCTCTGAGCTGGAAGTGAAGCGCAAGGACCGCTCGCCGCTTCGCGACGCCTACCTAGGCGGCCAGGACGTGGTCATCTACACAATGGTGCTCAACTACCTGAAGGCGTGCGACGAGCTTTTCTGGAAGATCGCTCCGCTCGACTCTTTTATTCGGAGGACGGTGGGGGTCCAGGCTCTTCTGGATATTCTGCGGAGGCTCGCTCCGGAAGCCTACAGGAGAAAGGTTATTTCGGCCGCCCACTTCCACCAGATCCTCGAGCCAGCCAGGGGCCTCGACTTCTCCGCCGACAGGTTCCGGAACGCCTCCGGTTCCGGGCGTAGCATCATCCGCCGCGCCATCGAGGCCGAGCTTGCGCGTGCCGATTTAGGACTGCCGTCATGATGGGATGGGAGTCCGATGTGCAGTCTCGCGGCCGGGCAATCCGACCTTGAATCGAACCCTGGCCATGGACGTGAGGAGCGCCACGTGGCCACGTCGCGGACCACCCGACTTCCCGGCGACGTTCCAACGTGGCCAGTCTTCCTACGACCTCGATGTGCCCGGCATGCTGCTGCTGCTCGGCTTTCTGACCACGCCGACGTCCTCGACGGGCGTCTCGCTCAGCGAGTTTTGGGCGTGGGTGCGCTATCTCGCCGCCGTAACCGCGGACGACGATCTGCGCTTGACGCGCAGCTTCGCCGACCTGGACGCACATCAGAAGACGATCCTCAGCGACGACTTCGGGATGGGTGTGCCCATGCTCTGGCTGAACGAGCGGCTCGCGTTCGACCGTATATGCGACGGCCGCTACTTCATGCAGCGCTTCGCGGCCGATATCGGCGCCACCGCGCGGCGGACTGCCAAGCGGGGACCGAACAAGACCCCAGACTTCGTCGGCCGGGATGCGGCCGGCGTGTGGCACGTCGTCGAGTGCAAGGGGACGCAGTCGGGCCCGGAGTATTCCGAGAACCAGCTCGGCGATCCATGGCCGTTCGCTTCCGGTGGCGTCGCGCAGAAGCGCTCGATTGTGTTCCCGCGCGCCTACACAGGGCAGCGACTGGTCTGCGGACTCGCTATCGGCGTTCAGGAGGGCAAGTTCGCCAGCCGGCTTACCATCGTGGACCCTGAGCCGGAGGATCCGTTCGAGGTGCGATCGGACCAGATGTATGCGGCGGATGATGCCGTGACCCGCGCCGTGGTATCGAAGGTCCTTCGCCTGAGTGGCTTCGAGATCTCGGCCGAGGCGACGGCGGCTCCCTTGGGCCGCTTTCCCTACAGTGTCCGCTCGAAGTCGCGGCGCTTCGACGAGGCGCGCCAAGCTGGCGTCGACGACCGGGACCAGCGGGCGAGGGACGAACTAGGTGCGACCGTCCGGGGTCGTGATGCGACAGCGTTCGAGGGGCGGTTCCGAGGCCGCGAAAGGTTCTTCGACCTGCCGCGCCCGATACTGATCAACGGCGAGGCCGTGACGCGCGCCATCATCCGGCAGGGCGTCGATCAGGACGTGCTTCTACAGCTGCGCGAGCGCCCGACTATCGACGAGCCCTTGGCCGAGAGCGGTGCCGACTGGACGCAGTCGCTGGGCCAGACCGTCGTGAAGGGCGACGAGCGTAGCTCCTCCATGACGATCGGCGAGCTCTACCGGTCAGAGCTTATTCTAGACTAAGGGTGGATGGCGCAGCCAAGGACCTCAGGCCGCGTAGCGCCGCAGGTCGACGACCGCCTCGACGAGCGTCTCCCCGAACGTCCTCATCTCTTCAGCCGCCGTGAAGCGGCCGGGCGACACGCGGAAGGCCTGGCGTGCGCGGGCCGTGTCTCCGAACATCGCGATCAGCACCGGGCTGGTCTCCACCTTCTCGGTCGCGCAGGCGCTGGATGCCGAGAAGCTCGCCACGCCGTTCAGGCGGTGGATTAGCGCCAGCGGCTCCACGCCGTCGATCGACAGCGACAGGTTGCCCGCGAGGCGTTCGGTCGGGTGACCGTTGCGCTGCACGCCGTCGACGGCGGCGCGCAGCTGGGCGAGCAGCGCGTCGCACATGGCCCGCAGGCGCACGTCGTCGGCTGCTCCTTGCCGCGTCGCGATTTCGAGCGCCTTGCCGAGGCCGACGACGAGCGGCGTCGCGACCGTTCCGGGTCTGAGGCCCCGCTCCTGTCCTCCGCCGAATGTGATCGGCACGAGTTTGGGCCGGGGCGAGCGCGATCGGACGTAGAGCGCGCCGACGCCCTTGGGTCCGTAGGCCTTGTGGCCCGACACGCTGGCGAGGTGGATGTGCTCGGCTATAACGTCGACCCGGCGGTGGGCCATCACCTGCGCGAGGTCGGTGTGGAACAGCACGCCGCGCTCTTCGCAGGCCGCCCCGATCTCGCCGATCGGTTGAAGGGTGCCGACCTCGTTGTTACCGCCCATGACCGAGACCAGGCCGGTGTCGTCCCGGATCGATTCGGCGACGGCGGCTGGATCGACCCGGCCGTGCTCATCGACGCCGATGACAGTGACCTCGAAGCCCTCGCGCTCCAGCTGCCTGAACGGCTCGATCACGGCGGGGTGCTCGACCGCGCTGGTCACGAGGTGCCGCTTCTCGGGCCGCGCCCGCGCCGCGCCGAGGATCGCGATGTTGTCGGCCTCGGTGCAGCTTCCGGTGAACACGATCTCGTTGTCGCGCGCGCCGAGCGCCGCGGCCACTTGGGCGCGCGCCGTGCCGACCGCCTGCTGGGCGCGGTTGCCGTGGACATGCTCGACGCTCGACGGGTTGCCGAACACCTCCTCCAGGTAGGGTCGCATCGCGTCGGCTACACGCGGGTCGACCGCGGTGGTGGCGTTGTTGTCGAGGTAGACCGGGCCCCGCGCACCAGCTGCGCTCATGCGCCCACCGCCAGCCGTCCCAGGTCAACGACGGACTTCGCGCGCACACTGAGCGTGCCGACCCCGCGGTGGATGTGGGCGCGGAGGCGCGCGACCATCTCGTCGTCGCCCAGCGGAGGCGACTGGCCCTCTGTCTCCTCGACGTGTCGAAGCATCGCGCCGATCATCGCGGTGTGGTCGCCAGTCAGCGTGTACGAGTTGAACTCGGGCCCCTTCTCGTCGGGTGCGGGGACGCGGATCGGCCCCTCCTCCAGCGATATCATGATCGCCACCCGGATGAGGAGGTTCGGTGTCACGCCAGTCCGCTGGCGGATCGAGCGCAGCCGACTGTTAGCGTCCTCGGAGATCCTAAGCTTGTTGTAGCGCACGCTCGTCCTCCTGACCGAAATAGCCGGGGGTGGCGGTGGTCGAACGCGTCTCGGGGTCGTAGTCGAGTCGGTAGGAGTGGCTGACGTTCGGCGACAGGCGCGCCAGCAACTCGTCGTCGACCTCGGTGTCGGTCGACAGCACGATCACCTGGTGGCTGGCCTCCGCGAAGTATCGCTCGACGATGGTCGCCCGATGCTCGGAGTCGAGGCGCGCGAGCGGCGTGTCGATGATCATCGGCAGCGCCCGGCCGCTGGTGCGAGCAAGCGCCCACAGCATGGCGATCGCGTAGATCTGCTTCTCGCCGGCGGACAGGCTGGACTTGCGGATCTCGGTGCCGGACCGGTCGATCAGCGTCGCGTCGAAGGTCGTGGGGTCGATCCGCACATCCGCGACGAACTCGCCCTTGCGCGCGAGGTGGTTGAAGCGGTCGACGAACTCGGTGCGCAGCTGGGCCAGCTTATGTTGGAGGAGACGTTCCTCGTACTGCTGCAGCACGCGGCCGACCCGAGTGGCGATCGCCGCCCTCTGCTCCCCGGCGGCGACCTCGTTCTGGGCGTTGACGAGCCGCTTCTCCTCGCGCTCCAGAATGAGCTTCTGGTATTCGAGCTGCTTCAGCTCCTCGCTGCGGGCTTTGAGCTCCGCTTCGGCTGCGCCAACGTCCTTCTCGGACAGCAGCAGCTCGTCGAGCACAACGGTCGTGCCCTTGCCGGCGGCCCGGACGAGTTCGGCCTCGAGCGGGCGGATCCGGCGCTGCAGCGCGTCGAGGTCCCGGACGAGCAGGCCGACGCGTGCCGGAACGGCGTCCCGCGCGTCGGCGACTTTGGCGGCGAGCCGTCGGCGTTCGGTCG encodes:
- a CDS encoding alpha/beta fold hydrolase, with amino-acid sequence MHQIKRGTGRKLLLIHGLGGSSQSWSPILDSLSVSRTVIAIDLPGHGATPAQHDSGTFDGLVGSVERYIMDNALAGIDVVGSSMGARMVLELARRGVVGNVVALDPGGFWRGWERTFFKTTIGVSGRLLRAIRPALPMLSRNAASRTALLAQLSAHPWALDPQIVTIELLSLSTTLTFDALVHDLATGPEQSGPAAGSTGRIVIGWGRHDRLCLPRQAARAKAAFPSAELHWFESSGHFPMWDMPEETVDVILGTTQ
- a CDS encoding DEAD/DEAH box helicase family protein codes for the protein MDVCGCQPLSGVAVFLIPARDGAGGWMAGVDSGSGKDAAGLRSLPTDPKLDTSTDQLMARLYVPALARSVSYDRGVGFFTSAWMRLAASGLHGLAENGGVARIIASPMLEPGDVAALAEGSDALRDETLRATLQRSLDELEAALETDTLSAISWMVADGLLEFKVASPANGLDGDFHDKFGIFTDRAGDGIAFHGSPNDSAKAFRNYESVSVFYSWIDEREGQRVAAERRRFELLWENADPNVRTFAMPEAIRRNLIQFRDRAPRPYSPPERPREDPRWRHQKQALARFLEERRGVLEMATGTGKTRTAISIMDELFERDAVRTSVIAAAGTDLLDQWYGTLGGGSRPVYRAYERHHEAQAYLNDPEDAVLLTSRLNLASVLPRLAPRLVRDGLIVCDEVHGMGAPSMVENLPGRIEPFGWRLGLSATPEREYDQEGNDFVEREIGPVIFEFGLEKAIRRGILCEFDYLELEYEFSPDDKAAVRQAIKRYHARARMADAPPIESLYQEIARIRKLSKEKLPPFADLVAERPEILHRSLIFVETAEYGLLVQDILMSTGIDFHTYYADDDRANLGRFARGELDCLITCHRISEGIDIRSVGTIVLFASAKAQLETVQRLGRCLRVDPADPGKRALVVDFIRTDDVAHDDVGGEASADIGRRDWFRALSAVRREE
- a CDS encoding AAA family ATPase, yielding MSVALDEGPRWTLVQMPNGTGKTTTMTLMRAALTGADFKPDEVAALRADDDAEQGLFELRLVIDDKPYRVELHLDFVGRRASYTTTRAQLQGGGSEEGWQLPPLLRRLLTPEFTKLFVFDGEFAKDIRSEGKNRTTRAIRTLYRLDQLDTLKTEIAKLVTKEQESAAALTSAKEQKGVTRLANALADAEASLAKLKAKLKSHRAERSRLVARQEEIGGRIADRTAQDEKFAARKSRLDGELSTLTIRIAELSADSLAAVRSPAKVSPLLLARLRGLGQRLTTLQLPKTISQEFFHELAHATHCVCDREIGEKESAAIVAGAKKYLAEDQITIINRMKRNVRESEATGAEFADSAGELKAKLRERRSVNQQLEQLQQEQIASGDDELKRLVLEQRQNELRLETLDAEVAQLNTSDKLTQILEKLGPRNNIPLCQAEADLAKRRLAAATQTVKFTGAADRISALVDAVAAQALDNLRESVRVATNEKLARLVKGEPLRVARIGSSLELASRGVASKGGVSEGQSLSVAYAFITSLLGAAPYRLPFIVDSPAVSLDTRVRREVGDVIPTLFEQMIMFVISSEKDGFADAFYPREDVRYVTIWQDHGEESQMRDGLDEFRRFHAVEPGEASA
- a CDS encoding zinc-dependent alcohol dehydrogenase — its product is MRALCWHGKGDVRVDTVADPEIKHPRDAIIKVTACAICGSDLHLLDGYQPTMEAGDILGHENMGEVVALGSEVTNLKIGDRVVVPFTISCGDCWFCRKGLFAACDRTNPNAEMAAKAMGHSPAGLFGFSHMLGGYCGGQAEYLRVPMADIGPIKIPDNVTDDQALFLSDIFPTGYMAAENAQIEHGDIVAIWGCGPVGQFAIRSALMMGAGRVIAIDEVPERLAMAEAGGAETIDFSKTDVFDELQARTKGRGPDSCIDAVGCEAAGHGAADAVMDKVKASMMLATDRVHVLRQAIMSCRKGGTVSVPGVYVGMGDKLPIGAAMNKGLTIKLGQTHVQRYTKPLLEKIVAGEIDPSFVITHPASLEDAPEMYAKFRDKEDGVIKVVMRPHG
- a CDS encoding MBL fold metallo-hydrolase; its protein translation is MRVHHLNCGTCCPAGGRLFDGTSNGPLGHLVCHCLLIESDAGLILVDTGFGTRDIDHPHRRLSEFFLKLNNIQLRPEETAIAQVRALGFSPADVRHIVVTHLDFDHAGGIEDFPNATVHLTAREKEVADGRRGGTFVGTRRYRPAQWNDVSDWRLYPFGGGEPWMRFDAVRDLDGLPPEILLVPLAGHTWGHSGVAVREDDGNWLLHAADAYFYRGEIGSETYRCPPGLRGYQRLMEVDRTARLSNQARLRRLSLDRTDVRIFCAHDAVEFELLAGKAS
- a CDS encoding DGQHR domain-containing protein, whose protein sequence is MTAPTFTFPHRVKALHVRQELADCWVAALPAALLLDVCFTDRLRAEHTGDPRSPYLLDGIQREFQEKRLREIGAYIDRDDTAFPNSIILAANARPSDGFSEDDPEDQAAEDAAALADGDPAVDDAPDPDHAPAEVDRRWRVELGDDGCYELVIPTADKLAAIVDGQHRLFGFAKAKVVDRLSMEMICAIYFDLPKPFQAQVFATINSNQKPVGKSLTYEMFGYNIDDEEPAFWSPDKLAVFLTRRLGSDTDSPLRGHISIAPKKDDELTALTSEAEWKVSTAVIVEGIARLITSNPKSDSNNLQTPTRLTRSELEVKRKDRSPLRDAYLGGQDVVIYTMVLNYLKACDELFWKIAPLDSFIRRTVGVQALLDILRRLAPEAYRRKVISAAHFHQILEPARGLDFSADRFRNASGSGRSIIRRAIEAELARADLGLPS